The following coding sequences are from one Triticum dicoccoides isolate Atlit2015 ecotype Zavitan chromosome 4A, WEW_v2.0, whole genome shotgun sequence window:
- the LOC119289584 gene encoding ribosomal protein S7, mitochondrial, with protein sequence MGDFDGEQKELIKKLVNFRMIDGKRTRVRAIVYKTFHRLARTERDVIKLMVDAVDNIKPICEVVKVGVAGTIYDVPGIVARDRQQTLAIRWILGAAFKRRISYRISLEKCSFAEILDAYRKRGISRKRRENLHGLASTNRSFAHFRWW encoded by the coding sequence ATGGGGGACTTTGATGGTGAGCAAAAAGAATTGATCAAGAAATTGGTAAACTTTCGCATGATCGATGGTAAAAGAACGAGAGTTCGTGCTATTGTTTATAAAACTTTTCACCGCCTAGCTCGAACTGAACGCGATGTAATAAAACTTATGGTTGACGCCGTAGATAATATAAAGCCAATATGCGAAGTGGTCAAAGTAGGAGTCGCAGGTACTATTTATGATGTTCCTGGGATTGTAGCCAGGGATCGTCAACAAACCTTAGCTATTCGTTGGATCCTTGGAGCAGCTTTCAAACGACGTATAAGCTACAGGATAAGCTTAGAGAAATGTTCATTTGCTGAGATACTGGATGCTTACCGAAAGAGGGGAATTTCACGTAAGAGAAGGGAGAATCTTCATGGACTGGCTTCCACCAATCGGAGTTTCGCGCATTTCAGATGGTGGTAA